Proteins encoded together in one Thalassotalea crassostreae window:
- a CDS encoding alpha-L-fucosidase, with amino-acid sequence MIDPVNQSVKSMFKVTALTAALLTCVLPNTVLAKEYEPTWESLDSRETPQWFGDAKFGIFIHWGLYSVPAFSTRGSYSEWYWHAKDGDQTGKHAAATSRSADVQAFHNKHYGEDFEYADFRKDFKAELFDPAQWAKVFKRSGAKYVVLTSKHHDGYTLFPSKEASESFGMAWNSVDSGPKRDLTGDLTKAVRDEGLKMGLYYSIWDWFNPYWPEEDQPTTGAKRKAGVPDESREKYIKEVMYPQFKQIVNDYQPAVIFSDGDWWMDDEKWQTKPMLAWLYNNAPNKDEVVINDRWGKVRGKHGGYMTTEYGSGFEDPNILWEENRGIGKSFGLNRIETYDDYNSSQLLTFMLVDIVSRGGNFLLDIGPTADGRIPVIMEDRLIEVGKWLEVNGEAIYGTKRWAVDAQWTEGERIKYTKKDFHHGVPDPIFEMSIMPRPGQSVKELYFTRKDDTLYAFMPKWPGDKLTVKNVKLSKGSTIVMLGSDKTVEWQQKGNNIEVDLSSFGINDVTNVYMNTLKISEATALK; translated from the coding sequence ATGATCGATCCTGTTAATCAAAGTGTTAAGAGCATGTTCAAAGTAACAGCCTTAACAGCAGCATTATTAACCTGTGTGTTGCCTAACACTGTTTTAGCTAAAGAATATGAACCTACATGGGAATCTCTCGATAGTAGAGAAACACCACAGTGGTTTGGTGATGCAAAATTTGGCATTTTTATCCATTGGGGGCTTTATTCAGTACCGGCATTCTCAACCCGTGGTAGTTACTCAGAATGGTATTGGCACGCTAAGGATGGCGATCAAACGGGTAAGCATGCAGCAGCAACGAGCCGTTCAGCAGATGTGCAGGCGTTTCATAATAAGCATTATGGCGAAGATTTTGAGTACGCAGATTTTCGCAAAGATTTTAAAGCGGAATTATTTGATCCAGCTCAGTGGGCAAAAGTGTTTAAACGCTCTGGTGCTAAGTATGTCGTATTAACATCGAAACATCACGACGGATACACTTTGTTCCCATCAAAAGAAGCGAGTGAATCTTTCGGTATGGCATGGAATAGTGTCGACTCTGGTCCTAAGCGTGACTTAACCGGTGACTTAACTAAAGCGGTTCGTGATGAAGGGTTAAAGATGGGGTTGTACTATTCTATCTGGGATTGGTTCAATCCTTATTGGCCAGAAGAAGATCAACCTACAACCGGTGCTAAACGCAAAGCGGGGGTACCTGATGAAAGTAGAGAAAAATACATTAAGGAAGTCATGTACCCGCAGTTTAAACAAATCGTGAATGATTATCAGCCAGCGGTCATTTTCTCTGACGGCGATTGGTGGATGGACGACGAAAAATGGCAAACTAAGCCGATGCTGGCTTGGCTTTATAATAATGCGCCAAATAAAGATGAAGTGGTTATCAATGACCGTTGGGGCAAAGTACGAGGCAAACATGGCGGCTATATGACTACCGAGTATGGCTCTGGTTTTGAAGATCCAAATATTTTATGGGAAGAAAATCGCGGTATTGGTAAATCATTTGGTTTAAACCGTATTGAAACCTACGACGATTATAACTCATCACAGCTGTTAACTTTTATGCTAGTAGATATCGTATCGAGAGGTGGTAACTTTCTGTTAGATATTGGCCCTACTGCCGATGGCCGTATTCCGGTAATTATGGAAGATCGTTTAATCGAAGTCGGTAAATGGTTAGAAGTTAATGGTGAAGCTATTTATGGTACCAAACGGTGGGCTGTCGATGCACAGTGGACTGAAGGCGAGCGCATTAAGTACACCAAGAAAGATTTCCATCACGGTGTTCCAGATCCAATCTTTGAAATGAGCATTATGCCTCGACCTGGTCAATCTGTTAAAGAGCTATACTTCACTCGCAAAGACGATACCTTATACGCTTTCATGCCTAAATGGCCAGGTGACAAACTTACGGTGAAAAATGTGAAGTTGTCAAAGGGCTCTACAATTGTAATGTTAGGTAGCGATAAAACCGTTGAATGGCAGCAAAAAGGCAATAATATTGAAGTTGATTTATCAAGCTTTGGTATTAATGATGTTACGAATGTCTATATGAATACTTTGAAAATCAGCGAGGCCACAGCACTTAAATAG
- a CDS encoding arylsulfatase produces the protein MKIKNNLSQLSVMLIIAVALTACDNKIKAGSKQPANNKKPNIVLVLTDDQGYGDLSIHGNPIVKTPAIDTLAKESVSLTNYHVAPTCSPTRAGLLTGRWNNRTGVWHTIMGRSILRANEQTLANLLKDNGYQTAMFGKWHLGDNYPYRPQDRGFDMAYYHGAGGVGQTPDHWDNAYFDDVFSRNGVKESATGFVTDVLFNEAIDYIESVKQSDTPFFTFISANAPHGPMHAPEKYAKMYADENISIKEQHFFGMITNIDDNVAKIRRYLDKENLTNNTIFIFTTDNGTSTGHKVFNANMRGAKNSEYDGGHRVPFFIHWPQGNLAHNTSVDRITSMVDVVPTLLSLSNSKPANVNFDGISITPLLKNPNIESWPSRTLITDSQRVLHPKKWRKSAVMTDKWRLINGKELYDIKADPSQSNDISAKHVETVNKLRAEYDNWWQDISHNFGEPTAIPIGNAQANPVQLTSHDWLGDNAQVPWQQSQIRRAIREKDGKHKGYWYINVETEGMYSFELRRWPPEVDLEIIKGMPAAPPSTGQRAFRETKGEAFHALKANMMIGGESQQTDVSPTDKYVRFTVKLNKGKNKLVATFINENSDELGAYYVSVEKLK, from the coding sequence ATGAAGATAAAAAATAACTTATCCCAATTATCGGTAATGCTTATTATTGCAGTGGCTTTAACCGCTTGTGACAACAAAATTAAGGCTGGTTCTAAACAACCTGCCAATAATAAAAAACCTAATATTGTGTTGGTGTTAACAGACGACCAAGGTTATGGAGATTTGTCGATTCATGGCAATCCAATAGTCAAAACGCCAGCTATAGATACTCTTGCCAAAGAAAGTGTTAGCTTAACTAATTATCACGTTGCACCTACCTGTTCACCTACCCGAGCTGGACTATTAACCGGCAGATGGAATAATAGAACCGGTGTTTGGCACACAATTATGGGTCGTTCAATATTAAGAGCCAATGAACAAACTTTAGCTAATTTACTTAAAGACAATGGCTATCAAACCGCTATGTTTGGTAAATGGCATTTAGGTGACAATTATCCATATCGTCCTCAAGACAGAGGTTTTGATATGGCTTACTACCATGGTGCAGGCGGAGTCGGGCAAACACCTGATCATTGGGACAACGCCTACTTTGATGACGTTTTTTCAAGAAATGGTGTAAAAGAGTCAGCTACAGGCTTTGTTACCGACGTATTGTTTAATGAAGCGATTGATTATATTGAATCAGTAAAACAATCAGACACGCCATTTTTCACCTTCATTAGCGCGAACGCTCCACACGGTCCAATGCATGCGCCAGAAAAATACGCCAAGATGTACGCAGATGAAAATATCTCGATAAAAGAGCAGCACTTCTTTGGCATGATCACAAATATTGATGACAATGTGGCCAAGATACGCCGCTATTTAGATAAAGAAAACCTTACTAACAACACCATATTTATTTTCACTACAGATAACGGTACATCAACAGGGCATAAGGTATTTAATGCCAATATGCGAGGTGCTAAAAATAGTGAATATGATGGTGGTCATCGGGTACCATTTTTTATCCATTGGCCGCAAGGCAATTTAGCCCATAATACCAGCGTCGACCGTATTACTTCCATGGTCGATGTTGTACCTACCTTATTAAGCTTAAGCAATTCAAAACCTGCGAACGTTAACTTTGACGGTATCTCTATTACGCCACTATTAAAAAATCCAAACATAGAGTCATGGCCATCTCGCACGCTAATTACTGATTCACAACGAGTTCTACACCCTAAAAAATGGCGAAAGAGTGCGGTAATGACTGATAAGTGGCGGCTAATCAATGGCAAAGAACTTTATGATATAAAAGCGGATCCAAGCCAATCAAATGATATTTCAGCTAAACATGTAGAAACGGTTAATAAGTTAAGAGCTGAGTATGACAATTGGTGGCAAGACATTAGCCATAACTTTGGCGAGCCTACCGCTATACCTATAGGCAATGCTCAAGCTAATCCAGTGCAATTAACGAGTCATGATTGGTTAGGTGATAATGCGCAAGTGCCTTGGCAACAAAGTCAAATAAGGCGAGCTATTCGCGAAAAAGACGGCAAACACAAAGGCTATTGGTATATCAATGTTGAAACAGAAGGTATGTATAGCTTTGAACTTCGCCGTTGGCCGCCAGAGGTAGACTTAGAAATTATCAAAGGTATGCCTGCAGCACCTCCTTCAACGGGACAAAGAGCTTTTAGAGAAACTAAAGGTGAAGCTTTTCATGCCCTTAAAGCTAACATGATGATAGGTGGTGAATCACAGCAAACCGATGTGTCACCGACTGATAAATATGTTCGCTTTACCGTTAAACTAAACAAGGGAAAAAATAAGCTAGTTGCTACGTTTATTAATGAAAATAGCGATGAATTAGGTGCCTATTATGTATCCGTTGAAAAATTAAAATAA
- a CDS encoding DUF7594 domain-containing protein, with the protein MLNRYKSFLYSFASERKGCLLTILPAFFMLQFSINVQAADIFVANSGDDSKTGSIEQPLATIQQALNIAAPGDTIYLREGRYHEYVDFSGVSGLPGQPITISNYNGEIAVIDGSRLLADIGGEVWTPLTDAGHPNCANHCYKTTLDKSLIDAFDGATDSEDGSKVKGIWQLWVNDSNADGNYKMMIPARWPNYDRGTGHPTKEIKFKSDNRTPIDNSWWDMGGTWGFMKNSWVAQKSADYDSSVLTSKDLGYNLHHLENNPVYHDLAALPAQDQGGNELNLSGGSLILNYHSETQFSRPIEANGHSAGSNTITHRSVVDPHDQNVGYFLVEHKNALDQPGEWYFDANTNEVWLWPEDEQNPTGKDIRGKTQSWAMDLNGSDHITLKGLQFFGTTIKCENECDYLTIENSQFMYPSWYPRMLGLHSYKGEDNLTKGDKAGSDAGEGAMILDGSHIQIRNNEFAHSDAMIKLDGSSGCSMRDNHVVNNLFHHFSYTGLAQMMVFMNSNCDSTFTRNTMHTNGSKVMVKHALVDISWSHVSSFGYFQQDGTAFQCKGGNFEQGASNGTERHHIWAVDALKGLGRWDGNDGVGGIDHHQVAMNVAAHGNIKGDFHTVSNNTTVFPHQSSKTMFKISSTTWVDNDGIDGKGDGEPDVDENGLIHPEENENSYVYNNLSSGLSSDPHLAVPLLVKPENMAANWNGFGIVSTKPNLDTTKGDITRGEFTPRSASDTAASRLRDPENFDFRPKATATEIIDQGIPVSIPVINMNGTAVPNVGLAINSQLTLDDPIAGVAQDLGAYEYDSANALEYWIPGYRYQTLASSPVPRLHTQSAKVEADLMWLPAQGAVGHIVYLGTDKNQLSEICRYEGDDAVAQGKDINNLPALEEGFTHLKNICSPPELAANSNYFWRVDTILTDNQIETGAVWDFTVAIPAEEVTTVLEPSADTYIDEGSAANSFADAEGLKLCTPDADSSSSLRVAYFKFDLANIEGSIKKATLRVRRNNQAGTSNETGAYIVSNTAAIDSLTYNDAVDDGLIPVEGVDNEIAFVDKIYEGSWGDFDITEGLVANQNEIVIALKAHASSGCGNKKLIDSMEAEQAANEEIGPELIIVSQEQIGDPAPQSVKNLIARNGLRSVTLNWSVVTENDVIGYNVYRRDHHEDEYKFPLNNEPLAITDAWFTDTTLTAGQSYEYVVRAIDEAEQESNNTQIQDVGLADSDSDNMSDSWEAFYGLEVGSNDSSDDLDTDTVTNIAEYNQGSNPNDDNSTDATPADTDNDGMSDDWEVTYDLDPRVNDANADADEDNVSNIEEYLAGTNPRAKDSSNSEPIDPTDPTDSTDPDDNTDDSDNDGSGDNSDNDNSDSDNTDNSDEQPVAEKEESGSGGSVGITCLMFLLSIRFFKTYKVTTATKQ; encoded by the coding sequence GTGCTAAATCGTTATAAAAGTTTTCTATATAGTTTCGCTAGTGAACGCAAAGGCTGTTTACTAACTATTTTGCCTGCATTTTTCATGCTGCAATTTAGTATCAATGTTCAAGCGGCTGATATCTTTGTTGCTAATAGTGGTGATGATTCAAAGACAGGTAGCATAGAACAACCCTTAGCAACTATTCAACAGGCATTAAATATTGCAGCGCCTGGCGATACTATATATTTACGTGAAGGTCGTTATCATGAATATGTCGATTTTTCTGGTGTTAGCGGCCTACCTGGCCAACCTATTACGATTTCAAATTACAATGGCGAAATAGCTGTAATTGACGGCTCGCGCTTACTTGCGGACATTGGCGGTGAAGTTTGGACTCCTCTAACGGATGCTGGCCATCCAAATTGTGCAAATCACTGTTATAAAACGACCTTAGATAAAAGTTTAATTGATGCCTTTGACGGGGCAACCGACAGCGAAGATGGCAGTAAAGTAAAAGGTATTTGGCAATTATGGGTAAATGATAGTAATGCCGATGGCAATTACAAAATGATGATCCCTGCCCGCTGGCCAAACTACGACAGAGGCACTGGTCACCCTACCAAAGAGATTAAATTTAAATCTGATAACCGTACACCAATAGATAATTCTTGGTGGGATATGGGTGGTACTTGGGGCTTTATGAAAAATAGCTGGGTTGCACAAAAATCAGCGGATTATGATTCAAGCGTGTTAACCTCGAAAGACCTTGGTTATAACCTGCATCATCTTGAAAATAACCCTGTTTATCATGACTTAGCAGCCCTTCCCGCTCAAGACCAAGGTGGTAATGAATTAAATTTGTCAGGTGGCTCTCTCATTCTTAACTATCATTCTGAAACACAATTCTCACGACCTATTGAAGCAAACGGTCACTCAGCTGGTTCAAATACAATTACCCACCGCTCTGTTGTTGACCCACACGATCAAAACGTTGGTTACTTTTTAGTTGAACATAAAAATGCCCTAGATCAACCCGGTGAGTGGTATTTTGATGCTAACACCAACGAAGTTTGGCTCTGGCCTGAAGATGAACAAAATCCAACAGGCAAAGATATCCGTGGTAAAACTCAGTCTTGGGCAATGGATTTAAACGGCAGTGATCACATCACATTAAAGGGCTTACAATTTTTTGGCACGACAATAAAATGTGAAAACGAATGTGATTATTTAACCATTGAAAACAGTCAGTTTATGTATCCTTCTTGGTATCCTCGCATGCTTGGTTTGCATAGCTATAAAGGCGAAGATAATTTAACCAAAGGCGACAAAGCAGGCTCGGACGCAGGTGAAGGAGCAATGATCCTAGATGGTTCGCATATTCAAATTCGTAATAATGAATTTGCACACAGTGATGCGATGATTAAGCTCGATGGCAGTAGTGGTTGTTCGATGCGTGACAATCATGTGGTTAATAACTTATTTCATCATTTTAGTTACACAGGTTTAGCGCAAATGATGGTATTTATGAATAGTAACTGTGACTCAACTTTTACTCGTAATACCATGCATACCAATGGCTCTAAAGTAATGGTAAAGCATGCTTTGGTAGATATTTCTTGGAGCCACGTTTCTAGTTTTGGTTACTTTCAGCAAGATGGTACTGCCTTTCAATGTAAAGGGGGCAACTTTGAACAAGGTGCAAGTAATGGCACTGAGCGCCACCATATTTGGGCTGTTGATGCACTAAAAGGTTTAGGTCGTTGGGATGGTAATGACGGTGTCGGTGGGATAGATCATCACCAAGTGGCGATGAATGTGGCTGCTCACGGTAATATTAAGGGTGATTTCCATACGGTTAGCAATAACACTACCGTATTTCCACATCAATCAAGCAAAACTATGTTTAAAATTTCATCAACGACTTGGGTTGATAATGACGGCATAGATGGCAAGGGTGACGGCGAACCAGATGTCGATGAAAACGGTTTAATTCATCCTGAAGAAAATGAAAATAGCTATGTTTACAATAACCTTTCAAGTGGCCTCTCTTCAGATCCTCATTTAGCCGTGCCTTTATTGGTTAAGCCTGAAAACATGGCAGCTAACTGGAATGGTTTCGGTATTGTTTCGACCAAACCAAACCTAGACACAACTAAAGGCGATATTACTCGCGGCGAGTTTACCCCTCGTTCAGCAAGTGATACTGCAGCATCTAGACTTAGAGACCCTGAAAACTTTGATTTTCGACCTAAAGCAACCGCCACTGAAATTATTGACCAAGGTATACCGGTTAGCATTCCTGTTATTAATATGAATGGCACCGCAGTTCCTAATGTTGGCCTGGCGATTAATAGCCAATTAACACTTGATGATCCAATAGCAGGTGTCGCTCAAGACTTAGGTGCTTATGAATATGACAGTGCCAATGCGCTAGAATATTGGATCCCAGGTTACCGTTACCAAACTCTTGCTAGCTCACCAGTGCCTAGATTACATACGCAAAGCGCTAAAGTTGAAGCTGATTTGATGTGGTTACCTGCACAAGGTGCAGTTGGTCACATTGTTTACTTAGGCACGGATAAAAATCAACTGAGTGAAATTTGTCGTTATGAAGGTGATGATGCTGTTGCTCAAGGTAAAGATATAAATAATTTACCGGCACTCGAAGAAGGCTTTACCCATTTAAAAAATATTTGTTCACCGCCAGAGTTAGCGGCAAACAGTAATTATTTTTGGCGTGTAGATACCATTTTAACTGACAACCAAATAGAAACTGGCGCAGTGTGGGATTTTACCGTTGCTATTCCTGCCGAAGAAGTAACCACCGTGTTAGAACCTAGTGCTGACACCTACATTGATGAAGGCAGTGCTGCAAACAGTTTTGCTGACGCAGAAGGATTAAAGTTATGTACACCTGATGCTGACAGCTCGTCAAGTTTGCGTGTTGCCTACTTTAAATTTGATTTAGCAAATATTGAAGGCAGCATTAAAAAAGCGACATTACGAGTAAGACGTAACAATCAAGCAGGTACATCAAACGAAACCGGCGCATATATCGTCTCTAACACTGCTGCTATTGACTCATTAACATACAACGATGCAGTAGATGATGGTCTCATTCCTGTTGAAGGCGTTGATAACGAAATAGCCTTTGTTGATAAGATTTATGAAGGCAGCTGGGGAGACTTTGATATCACCGAAGGCTTAGTTGCGAATCAAAATGAAATTGTTATCGCCTTAAAAGCACACGCGTCTTCAGGTTGTGGTAATAAAAAGCTAATCGACTCTATGGAAGCAGAGCAAGCAGCCAATGAAGAAATAGGACCCGAGCTAATTATTGTTTCGCAAGAGCAAATCGGTGACCCTGCCCCACAATCAGTGAAAAACTTGATTGCTCGTAATGGCTTAAGAAGCGTTACCTTAAACTGGAGCGTGGTAACGGAAAACGATGTTATTGGCTATAACGTTTATCGCCGTGATCATCATGAAGATGAATATAAATTCCCGCTAAACAATGAGCCACTGGCTATTACAGATGCATGGTTCACCGATACGACTTTAACTGCAGGCCAATCCTACGAATACGTTGTACGTGCAATCGATGAAGCCGAGCAAGAGTCAAACAACACACAAATACAAGATGTTGGCTTAGCCGATAGCGACAGTGACAACATGAGCGATAGTTGGGAAGCATTTTATGGCCTAGAAGTTGGTAGCAATGATAGCAGTGACGATTTAGACACAGACACTGTTACTAACATTGCCGAGTACAATCAAGGCAGTAACCCTAATGATGACAACAGCACAGACGCAACGCCAGCAGATACCGATAATGATGGGATGAGCGACGACTGGGAAGTTACTTATGACTTAGATCCTAGAGTTAACGATGCTAACGCGGATGCTGACGAAGATAATGTCTCAAACATAGAAGAGTACTTGGCAGGAACAAATCCTAGAGCTAAAGACTCATCTAATTCAGAACCAATCGACCCAACTGATCCTACAGATTCAACAGATCCTGATGACAATACTGATGATTCAGATAACGACGGTTCAGGCGATAACTCTGACAATGATAACTCTGACAGCGACAATACCGACAACTCCGACGAACAACCTGTAGCGGAAAAAGAAGAATCAGGTTCTGGTGGTAGCGTTGGCATAACGTGTTTAATGTTTTTATTATCAATTAGGTTTTTCAAAACTTATAAAGTTACAACAGCAACGAAGCAATAA
- a CDS encoding glycoside hydrolase family 18 protein — protein sequence MKTQVLLVLLFTLSCFNVQAKKQDSLPLTAFWFNGGWEHYEPEALEYLDEIIIFAVAPQPETGGINIISVDEKSGNVNYRRRSGIGLTTEMINTIVADAKKYKVKTTLGINGMGKKETYFNQLVRNNKQDEFAKNIRDLCIKHGIIGVDVDYEHPSSDEDVELLAKIFIALNKYLKPEGIHVSGAFGVKREHTRKFLEKYHTLLDQINIMNYTNTVAQFKSGLTDLVTKHKVPKEKVFGGFAFYGKEIKKREGTERASIDYRDLVKIIDVKDTEDMFKVPAPDDPDYLMTFKYNNSNQSVEAKMQFLKDNGYGGAMIWALNHDVSVSNPKSRIRFFRSVTGERAL from the coding sequence ATGAAAACCCAAGTATTACTGGTCTTACTATTTACATTATCTTGTTTTAACGTACAGGCAAAAAAACAAGACTCTTTACCTCTTACTGCTTTTTGGTTTAATGGCGGCTGGGAGCACTACGAGCCAGAAGCCCTAGAGTATTTAGATGAAATTATTATTTTCGCAGTAGCACCACAACCTGAAACGGGTGGCATAAATATCATTTCTGTTGATGAAAAATCGGGGAATGTGAATTACAGACGTCGCAGCGGTATTGGCCTGACAACTGAAATGATAAACACAATTGTCGCTGACGCTAAAAAATACAAAGTTAAAACAACCCTTGGTATTAATGGCATGGGTAAAAAAGAAACGTATTTTAATCAGCTTGTGCGCAATAATAAGCAGGACGAATTTGCTAAAAACATTCGTGACCTATGCATTAAGCATGGTATTATTGGTGTTGACGTTGATTATGAGCATCCGAGTAGTGATGAAGATGTAGAGCTTCTAGCTAAAATTTTTATCGCCTTAAATAAATATTTAAAACCTGAGGGCATACACGTTTCAGGTGCTTTTGGTGTTAAGCGCGAACACACCCGTAAGTTTCTAGAAAAATACCACACGCTTTTAGATCAAATAAATATCATGAACTACACCAATACAGTTGCGCAATTTAAAAGTGGTTTAACTGATTTAGTTACTAAGCATAAGGTGCCTAAAGAAAAGGTTTTCGGTGGCTTTGCATTTTATGGCAAGGAAATTAAAAAGCGTGAAGGAACAGAAAGGGCGTCAATAGATTATCGCGATCTCGTTAAAATAATCGATGTTAAAGATACAGAAGATATGTTTAAAGTTCCTGCTCCTGATGATCCAGACTACTTGATGACCTTTAAATACAACAACAGCAATCAAAGCGTCGAAGCAAAAATGCAGTTCTTGAAAGATAACGGTTACGGCGGAGCCATGATATGGGCATTAAACCACGATGTATCGGTATCTAACCCTAAGTCACGTATACGCTTCTTCCGCAGTGTCACAGGGGAAAGGGCGTTGTAA
- a CDS encoding sulfatase yields MIKTIMALTALAMTSSALAQAEKVQPEKMLPNIVLMMADDLGYGDTGFNGNEIIKTPSLDLMAKQGAVMTNFHAGGPVCSPTRGTYLTGRHYFRYGIYTANVGHLPKQEITISEILKEKGFNTGHFGKWHLGTLSETVSAKGPKRKPKENYSPPSWHGYDTSFVTESAVSTWDPTKGVRAKNNPFYLDGQPLDPNDPTLQGGASKVVMDKALAHINESVSQNKPFFTVIWFHAPHKPVVAGPEYLKMYQGHGRAAHYYGVVTEMDEQIGRLRETLAALGVSDNTLITFTSDNGPEGKKQTQGNAGSTNGLKGRKRALYEGGVRVPTLALWPGHIEANSVITEPTSTLDYLPTIAQLVDYQIPDNRPIDGTSLLPLFQPQAGHKSFVRNEPIPFRTKKAFALIDGNYKLVSTLTPKPTIQLFDIENDPQEKNDLAAANPERVSAMYKALVKFNESAKHSQQGGDYADETFTPVGKWIPLK; encoded by the coding sequence ATGATAAAAACAATAATGGCACTAACGGCTTTAGCAATGACAAGTTCGGCTTTAGCGCAGGCTGAAAAAGTGCAACCTGAAAAAATGCTGCCTAACATCGTGCTAATGATGGCCGATGATTTAGGCTATGGCGATACCGGTTTTAACGGTAATGAAATCATTAAAACACCGTCGCTCGATTTAATGGCAAAACAAGGCGCGGTAATGACTAACTTCCATGCTGGTGGACCGGTCTGTTCGCCTACCAGAGGTACGTACTTAACCGGGCGTCATTATTTTCGCTATGGTATTTATACCGCCAATGTTGGTCACCTGCCCAAGCAAGAGATTACTATTTCTGAAATATTAAAAGAGAAAGGCTTTAACACCGGACACTTTGGAAAATGGCACTTAGGCACGCTTAGTGAAACGGTTTCTGCCAAAGGACCAAAACGTAAGCCTAAAGAAAATTATTCGCCGCCGTCATGGCATGGTTATGATACTTCATTTGTGACTGAGTCTGCGGTATCCACCTGGGATCCAACAAAGGGTGTACGTGCTAAGAATAACCCATTTTATCTAGATGGCCAGCCTTTAGATCCTAACGACCCAACTTTGCAAGGCGGAGCCTCTAAAGTGGTAATGGATAAAGCACTAGCCCACATTAACGAGTCAGTCAGTCAAAACAAACCTTTCTTTACCGTGATTTGGTTTCATGCTCCGCATAAGCCAGTTGTTGCTGGACCAGAATATTTAAAAATGTATCAAGGCCACGGAAGAGCGGCGCATTACTATGGCGTAGTCACTGAAATGGATGAGCAAATAGGGCGCTTGCGCGAAACTCTTGCCGCTCTCGGTGTTAGTGACAATACCTTAATCACCTTTACTAGTGATAATGGCCCCGAAGGCAAAAAGCAGACTCAGGGTAATGCCGGATCAACAAATGGCTTAAAAGGGCGAAAACGCGCTTTGTATGAAGGCGGCGTAAGAGTACCTACACTGGCATTGTGGCCTGGTCACATTGAAGCTAACTCAGTCATTACTGAGCCAACGTCTACCTTAGATTACCTGCCAACAATAGCACAATTGGTTGACTATCAAATTCCAGATAACAGACCAATTGATGGGACGAGTTTACTGCCCTTGTTTCAACCTCAAGCCGGGCACAAGTCATTTGTGCGTAATGAGCCTATCCCATTTCGTACTAAAAAAGCTTTTGCATTAATAGACGGAAATTATAAATTAGTCAGCACTTTGACACCCAAACCGACTATTCAGCTATTTGATATTGAAAATGATCCACAAGAAAAGAATGACCTAGCAGCGGCTAATCCAGAGCGGGTAAGTGCTATGTATAAAGCGTTGGTAAAATTCAATGAATCGGCAAAACATAGTCAGCAAGGAGGGGATTATGCTGATGAAACCTTTACCCCAGTTGGCAAATGGATTCCGCTAAAATAA